A DNA window from Chryseobacterium sp. MEBOG06 contains the following coding sequences:
- a CDS encoding Pls/PosA family non-ribosomal peptide synthetase has translation MMKSLILGKISPEFIKDETLPELLVPTFEKYKDKTAFIFKDKKISYAELDSWSNAIALQLQNLGIQPGDCVGVWYPRSLELPVAILGILKAGASYIPLDREMPEDRIKKVFSDINVKTYFSDTDAHIHCSPLEIAPQPQNTVSFPESVHIPDNWAYVLFTSGSTGNPKGIPISHRNICHLIRSEQDFIGIKNTDIVYQGFSVSFDMWCEEVWISLFAGATIWVADATTVKAIDELSEVLTKNGITVLHAVPSILAIIDEVPDIRLINTGGEACTKQVQEKWAKPYRTFINSYGPTETTVSSNMAVLSSEDELTIGPPLPNYHIAIVDEGMNILSRGERGEMIISGPGVSNGYFNLPELTEQKFLPNPFSELPGDTIYKTGDAVIIREDGFIDFQGRIDDQIKLRGYRIELGEIEARLNQLQDVSSAAVAVKEDSNGQGQLVGYAVMSNDASFDENEMRKELAKFLAPYMVPISIVPMKEMPRMPSGKIDRKRLPLPESFTIHEKNDEIIIDPSAPIEERLLQTLKWVFPGKEINLTQDFFTDLGGHSLLAATLVSHLRQKAGIPTASLKEIYENRPLSAYCECLKSKQTQETFHQEPFQRVSTLQYIACNIAQSVSLLVVFGLLSIQIFFPYLSYYYFQLNGYGLHYALLSAFLLYTLIPPVYSTIILLTKWLVIGKIKEGDYPLWGWYYFRWWLWKTIKRLMPSEFIVETPLYPKYLKLLGVKVHPSAQLSLLPISAEDLVTIDENVNTSSGCSIDNASVENGILRIRKVHIKAHAYLGSSVIVCGDTVIEKFGELQDLSCLNEGKRIGFGEVWNGSPAEKVRVKTGEEVEVPKLASTAKRNRFALLYACSLFFFPLLIVLPLAPTLYTLYYLDDRSSDYNFYYLWQAPILSTVYILLFIGVVSILTRILQYNMKPGIYPVYSFTYYKKWIKDQIFNLSLIIVHPLFASVYISKFYRMMGAKVGKNSEISTASDVSHHLLEIGEGSFIADAVILGEHDVRNEKLILSKTSIGNNSFVGNSGLIPQGYELGDNMLIGVLSKAPSEEQLKNSSEKDWFGSPPIGLPSRQKSDGFHDHLTYNPPFRLKLARALVEGIRIILPQTVIIICSVLFIAYTSTYLEGKIYYLLLLSPFYYLGIVALPSFFFTVLLKWIFIGKYKKAEMPMYSTKVWLSEGITTIYEALPVQFFLDFLRGTFWLPFFMRFLGVKIGKKVWLNTTDITEFDMVSIGDETMLNEDCGPQTHLFEDRIMKIGSVKIGSQTTINSRTIILYDSEIGNNVNIDALSLVMKGEVLSDDTSWYGSPLRGK, from the coding sequence ATGATGAAAAGCCTGATTTTAGGAAAGATCAGTCCAGAGTTTATCAAGGATGAAACTCTGCCTGAGTTATTGGTTCCCACCTTTGAAAAATATAAAGACAAAACAGCCTTTATATTTAAAGATAAAAAAATATCCTACGCTGAATTAGACAGCTGGAGTAACGCTATTGCGCTGCAGCTGCAAAACCTGGGCATACAGCCCGGCGACTGCGTAGGGGTATGGTACCCCCGAAGTCTTGAACTTCCCGTTGCCATACTTGGGATTTTAAAAGCAGGTGCCAGCTACATCCCGTTAGACCGCGAAATGCCTGAAGACAGAATAAAAAAAGTTTTTTCAGATATCAATGTGAAAACTTACTTCTCTGATACGGACGCTCATATTCATTGCTCGCCTTTAGAAATTGCACCACAACCTCAAAATACGGTTTCTTTTCCCGAATCAGTTCATATTCCAGATAACTGGGCTTATGTATTATTTACTTCCGGAAGTACGGGAAATCCTAAAGGAATTCCGATTTCTCACCGAAATATATGTCATTTAATTCGTTCTGAGCAGGATTTTATAGGAATTAAAAATACAGATATCGTTTATCAGGGCTTTTCTGTATCCTTTGATATGTGGTGTGAGGAAGTATGGATCAGTCTGTTTGCCGGAGCAACAATTTGGGTTGCTGACGCTACTACTGTAAAAGCAATTGATGAGCTGAGTGAAGTTTTAACAAAAAACGGAATAACCGTACTTCATGCGGTGCCAAGTATTTTAGCGATCATTGATGAAGTTCCTGACATCAGGTTGATTAACACAGGTGGAGAAGCATGTACCAAACAGGTTCAGGAAAAGTGGGCAAAACCTTACAGAACATTTATCAACAGCTACGGTCCAACAGAAACTACAGTTTCTTCCAACATGGCTGTTTTAAGCAGTGAGGACGAGCTTACCATTGGCCCGCCACTTCCTAATTATCATATTGCTATAGTAGATGAAGGGATGAATATTCTTTCTCGCGGGGAAAGGGGTGAAATGATTATTTCAGGACCTGGTGTCAGCAATGGCTACTTCAACCTTCCGGAGCTGACCGAACAGAAATTTCTGCCTAATCCTTTTTCTGAATTACCGGGTGACACTATTTATAAAACAGGTGATGCGGTAATTATAAGGGAAGATGGCTTTATTGATTTTCAGGGAAGAATAGATGATCAGATCAAACTCCGGGGATACAGAATAGAACTTGGTGAAATAGAAGCACGCCTGAATCAGCTTCAGGACGTTTCTTCTGCTGCTGTAGCTGTAAAAGAGGACTCTAATGGGCAGGGCCAGCTGGTAGGTTATGCTGTAATGAGTAATGATGCATCATTTGATGAGAATGAAATGCGTAAGGAACTTGCAAAATTTCTGGCTCCGTACATGGTTCCCATTTCGATCGTGCCAATGAAAGAAATGCCAAGGATGCCAAGTGGTAAAATCGATAGAAAAAGACTTCCTTTACCGGAAAGCTTCACTATCCATGAAAAGAATGATGAAATCATTATTGACCCCAGCGCTCCAATAGAAGAAAGACTCCTTCAAACACTGAAATGGGTCTTTCCGGGAAAAGAAATAAATCTTACCCAGGACTTTTTCACAGATCTGGGCGGTCACTCTCTTCTAGCTGCTACTCTGGTTTCCCATCTGCGTCAAAAGGCGGGAATTCCTACAGCCTCATTGAAAGAGATTTATGAAAACCGTCCTCTGTCTGCTTACTGTGAATGTCTCAAGAGTAAACAAACTCAGGAAACCTTTCATCAGGAGCCTTTTCAGCGGGTTTCAACTTTACAGTATATTGCCTGTAATATTGCTCAAAGCGTTAGCCTTCTGGTAGTATTTGGGTTACTAAGTATTCAGATATTTTTTCCTTATCTGAGCTATTACTATTTTCAGCTTAATGGATATGGATTACATTATGCATTATTAAGTGCATTTTTACTGTATACCTTAATTCCACCAGTCTATTCAACAATTATATTACTGACCAAGTGGCTGGTCATTGGAAAAATAAAAGAAGGAGATTATCCTCTTTGGGGTTGGTATTATTTCAGATGGTGGTTGTGGAAAACAATCAAAAGATTAATGCCTTCTGAATTTATTGTAGAAACTCCTTTATATCCTAAATATTTAAAATTACTGGGTGTAAAGGTTCATCCGAGTGCTCAATTGAGCCTTTTGCCTATTTCAGCAGAAGATCTTGTGACAATTGATGAAAATGTAAATACAAGTTCCGGCTGCAGTATAGATAATGCCTCTGTTGAAAATGGTATTTTAAGAATAAGAAAAGTACATATTAAAGCTCATGCATACTTGGGTTCTTCCGTTATTGTCTGTGGAGATACAGTGATTGAAAAATTTGGCGAACTCCAGGATTTGAGCTGTCTTAATGAAGGAAAAAGAATAGGATTCGGGGAAGTATGGAACGGAAGTCCTGCTGAAAAAGTAAGAGTAAAAACGGGTGAGGAAGTTGAAGTACCAAAACTGGCTTCTACAGCAAAAAGAAACAGATTTGCACTTTTATATGCCTGCTCATTATTTTTCTTTCCTCTTCTTATTGTTTTGCCTTTAGCACCTACTCTTTACACTCTTTATTATCTGGATGACCGCTCATCTGATTACAATTTTTATTACTTATGGCAGGCTCCTATCCTTTCCACAGTCTACATTTTGTTATTTATAGGAGTAGTAAGCATTCTTACAAGGATTTTACAGTATAATATGAAACCGGGAATTTACCCTGTATATAGTTTCACCTATTACAAAAAATGGATAAAAGATCAGATTTTCAATTTATCACTGATTATCGTACATCCACTTTTTGCTTCTGTCTATATTAGTAAATTCTACAGAATGATGGGTGCAAAAGTGGGAAAAAATTCAGAAATATCGACCGCCAGCGATGTATCTCATCACCTTTTGGAAATCGGCGAAGGCTCATTTATTGCTGATGCTGTAATTCTTGGAGAACATGATGTAAGAAATGAAAAATTAATTTTATCAAAAACCTCTATAGGAAACAACAGCTTTGTAGGAAACAGCGGACTTATTCCACAGGGATATGAACTGGGCGACAATATGCTGATTGGTGTACTGAGTAAAGCACCGTCTGAAGAACAATTAAAAAACTCTTCGGAAAAAGACTGGTTTGGCTCTCCTCCAATAGGCCTACCTTCGAGACAAAAATCTGACGGATTTCACGATCATCTGACTTACAATCCTCCATTCCGTCTTAAACTGGCAAGAGCTCTTGTGGAAGGAATCAGAATTATTCTCCCTCAAACTGTTATCATTATCTGCAGTGTATTATTTATTGCCTATACAAGTACTTATCTTGAAGGTAAAATTTATTATCTTTTGCTACTGTCACCGTTTTATTATTTAGGGATCGTTGCTTTACCTTCTTTTTTCTTCACTGTATTGCTAAAATGGATATTTATAGGAAAATATAAGAAGGCAGAAATGCCTATGTACAGTACAAAAGTGTGGTTGAGTGAAGGAATCACTACCATTTATGAAGCACTTCCCGTACAGTTCTTCCTGGATTTTTTGCGCGGAACATTCTGGCTTCCATTTTTTATGAGATTTCTGGGTGTAAAAATTGGAAAAAAAGTATGGCTTAATACAACTGATATTACAGAGTTTGATATGGTATCCATTGGAGATGAAACGATGCTGAATGAAGACTGCGGCCCTCAGACTCACCTTTTTGAAGACCGAATTATGAAAATAGGAAGTGTAAAAATAGGCAGTCAGACCACGATCAACTCACGAACCATTATTTTATATGACAGTGAAATCGGAAATAATGTAAATATAGATGCGCTTTCCCTCGTGATGAAAGGCGAAGTTTTATCTGATGACACTTCGTGGTATGGAAGCCCATTGAGAGGAAAGTAA
- a CDS encoding GNAT family N-acetyltransferase, with amino-acid sequence MNYSIKKIKIAEHLPIVDELVGELHISEKEMNDKTADWSQIRENYLRFMTEYEDENEGSFFIAEIEGRAIGFLFGYIDEKDDSNFELGDANDLYVSEGYVKKEYRKQGIYSALNKAFEEAYSNHNIRKIYRYTLCNNETMQRWLASQGYRPVRLVYEKWL; translated from the coding sequence ATGAATTATTCCATCAAAAAAATAAAAATCGCAGAACACCTTCCTATTGTAGATGAACTGGTGGGTGAGCTTCATATTTCTGAGAAAGAAATGAATGATAAAACGGCTGACTGGAGTCAGATCCGGGAAAATTATCTCCGTTTTATGACAGAGTATGAAGATGAAAACGAAGGTTCTTTCTTCATCGCCGAAATTGAAGGAAGAGCGATAGGTTTTCTATTTGGATATATCGACGAAAAAGATGACAGCAATTTTGAGCTTGGCGATGCAAATGACTTATATGTATCAGAAGGATATGTAAAGAAGGAATACAGAAAACAAGGAATTTATTCTGCCCTCAACAAAGCGTTTGAGGAAGCTTATTCAAATCACAATATCAGAAAAATCTACCGTTACACCCTTTGTAATAATGAAACCATGCAGCGTTGGCTGGCTTCGCAAGGCTACAGACCTGTAAGACTGGTATATGAAAAATGGCTGTAA
- the der gene encoding ribosome biogenesis GTPase Der, which translates to MSNIVAIVGRPNVGKSTLFNRLLERREAIVDSTAGVTRDRHYGKSDWNGVDFTVIDTGGYDVGTDDIFEEEIRKQVQLAIDEATSIIFMMNVEEGLTDTDYEIYRLLRRSNKPIYVVINKVDSAKEELPATEFYQLGIDKYYTLSSATGSGTGEILDDIVRDFPTTEYKDPFEGLPKITIAGRPNVGKSTMTNALLDVERNIVTDIAGTTRDSIQTLYNKFGHEFVLVDTAGMRRKSKVNEDLEFYSVMRSIRSIEYSDVVIIMVDATQGWESQDMNIFGLAQKNRKGIVILVNKWDLIEDKQTNTMRDFEKLIKDKIGQFQDIPILFVSALTKQRILKAVEVAMEVYEDRKKKIKTSKLNEVMLPIFENTPPPALKGKYIKIKYCVQLPTPSPQFVFFCNLPQYVKEPYKRFTENQLRKQFGFTGVPIEVYFRQK; encoded by the coding sequence ATGTCAAATATTGTCGCAATCGTTGGACGTCCTAACGTAGGAAAGTCAACGCTTTTTAACCGTTTACTAGAAAGAAGAGAGGCTATTGTAGATTCTACAGCCGGTGTAACAAGAGACCGTCACTACGGAAAATCCGACTGGAATGGAGTAGACTTTACAGTAATTGATACTGGAGGATACGATGTTGGTACAGACGATATCTTTGAAGAAGAGATTCGTAAGCAGGTTCAGCTAGCGATTGACGAGGCTACTTCCATTATCTTTATGATGAATGTGGAAGAAGGACTTACTGATACAGATTATGAAATCTACAGATTACTAAGAAGATCCAACAAGCCAATTTATGTTGTTATTAACAAAGTAGATTCTGCTAAGGAAGAACTTCCTGCAACAGAATTCTATCAGTTAGGAATTGATAAATATTATACTCTTTCTTCTGCTACCGGTTCAGGAACAGGAGAAATCTTAGATGATATCGTTAGAGATTTTCCCACTACAGAATATAAAGATCCTTTTGAGGGATTGCCAAAAATTACCATTGCAGGTCGTCCAAACGTAGGAAAGTCTACAATGACTAACGCTTTGCTGGATGTAGAACGAAATATTGTAACAGATATTGCTGGAACTACCAGAGATAGTATTCAGACTTTATATAACAAATTCGGACACGAGTTTGTATTGGTAGATACAGCGGGGATGAGAAGAAAGTCTAAAGTAAATGAAGACCTGGAGTTCTATTCCGTAATGAGATCTATCCGTTCTATCGAATATTCTGATGTAGTAATTATCATGGTAGATGCTACACAAGGATGGGAATCTCAGGATATGAACATCTTCGGATTGGCACAGAAAAACAGAAAAGGTATTGTAATTCTTGTCAATAAGTGGGATTTGATTGAAGACAAGCAGACGAATACAATGCGCGATTTCGAAAAATTAATTAAAGATAAGATCGGTCAGTTCCAGGATATTCCAATCTTATTCGTTTCAGCTTTGACGAAACAGAGAATCTTAAAAGCGGTAGAAGTGGCTATGGAAGTTTATGAAGACCGTAAAAAGAAGATTAAAACTTCAAAACTGAATGAAGTAATGCTTCCAATCTTTGAAAATACACCACCACCGGCACTTAAAGGAAAATATATTAAAATCAAATATTGTGTACAGCTTCCTACGCCGTCTCCACAATTTGTATTTTTCTGTAACCTGCCGCAGTATGTGAAAGAACCATATAAAAGATTTACTGAAAACCAGCTGAGAAAGCAATTTGGATTTACCGGAGTGCCAATCGAAGTTTATTTCAGACAAAAATAA
- the katG gene encoding catalase/peroxidase HPI — protein sequence MEKDLNDISKCPFHNGTMKKNVAGGGTQNSDWWPDRLRVDLLRQHSSLSDPMDQDFDYTKAFESLDLEAVKKDLHALMTDSQDWWPADFGHYGPLFIRMAWHSAGTYRVGDGRGGAGAGQQRFAPLNSWPDNVSLDKARRLLWPIKQKYGRNISWADLLILTGNIALESMGFKTFGFAGGRADVWEPDMDVYWGSEKTWLGGDVRYAHGSEGVVEHHAVLPTDDNADGDIHSRNLENPLAAVQMGLIYVNPEGPDGNPDPIAAAKDIRDTFGRMAMNDEETVALIAGGHTFGKTHGAGPADHVGKEPEGAGIEQQGLGWASTYRSGSGKDAISSGLEVTWTETPTQWSNYFFKNLFENEWELTKSPAGAHQWVAKDGAEIIPDAFDSSKKHKATMLTTDLSLRLDPVYEKISRHFYENPEAFADAFARAWFKLTHRDMGPRARYLGPDVPQEELIWQDPIPEVNHELVDTNDVETLKSKILNSGLSISELVSTAWASASTFRGSDKRGGANGARIRLEPQRNWEVNNPAQLQKVLGVLEGIQNEFNSQNGGKKISLADLIVLAGSAAVEAAARNAGHEVKVPFAPGRMDASQEQTDVESMGYLEPAADGFRNYLKRKFTVPTESLLIDKAQLLTLTAPELSVLVGGMRVLDTNFDGSKHGVFTSRPGAFTNDFFVNLLDMGTQWKAMSEDKELYMGSDRSTGQPKWTATRADLVFGSNSELRAVAEVYGSADAQGKFVNDFVAAWTKVMNLDRFDLI from the coding sequence ATGGAAAAAGATTTGAATGACATCAGTAAATGCCCGTTTCACAATGGAACAATGAAGAAAAATGTAGCTGGTGGGGGAACCCAGAATTCTGATTGGTGGCCTGATAGGCTTAGGGTGGATCTTCTGCGCCAGCATTCATCACTGTCTGATCCCATGGACCAGGACTTCGATTATACAAAGGCATTTGAAAGCCTGGATCTTGAGGCGGTGAAAAAAGACCTTCACGCATTGATGACGGATTCGCAGGACTGGTGGCCGGCTGATTTTGGACATTACGGACCTTTATTTATACGTATGGCATGGCACAGTGCCGGAACTTATCGTGTAGGAGACGGAAGAGGAGGAGCTGGAGCGGGACAGCAGCGTTTTGCACCTTTAAACAGCTGGCCGGATAATGTAAGTCTTGATAAAGCAAGGAGGTTACTTTGGCCAATTAAGCAAAAATATGGAAGAAATATATCATGGGCAGACCTTTTGATCCTTACAGGAAATATAGCTCTTGAATCTATGGGCTTCAAAACATTTGGGTTTGCAGGAGGACGTGCTGATGTATGGGAGCCGGATATGGATGTATATTGGGGTTCAGAAAAAACATGGTTAGGAGGAGATGTTCGCTATGCACACGGTTCTGAAGGGGTTGTAGAACATCACGCTGTACTTCCTACAGATGATAATGCGGATGGAGATATCCATTCCAGAAATCTTGAAAACCCACTGGCAGCAGTACAAATGGGGCTTATTTATGTAAATCCTGAGGGACCGGACGGAAATCCTGATCCGATTGCTGCCGCTAAAGATATTCGTGATACTTTCGGACGCATGGCGATGAATGATGAAGAAACAGTTGCTTTGATTGCCGGAGGGCATACTTTTGGGAAAACCCATGGGGCAGGACCTGCAGATCATGTAGGAAAAGAACCCGAAGGAGCAGGAATTGAACAGCAGGGATTAGGATGGGCAAGCACCTATAGGTCCGGAAGCGGAAAAGATGCTATTTCCAGTGGTCTTGAAGTAACCTGGACAGAAACGCCAACTCAATGGAGTAATTATTTCTTTAAAAACTTATTTGAAAACGAGTGGGAATTAACGAAAAGCCCTGCCGGAGCTCATCAATGGGTAGCAAAAGATGGTGCAGAAATCATTCCTGATGCATTCGATTCTTCTAAAAAACATAAGGCAACAATGCTTACAACAGACCTTTCTTTGAGACTGGATCCTGTTTACGAAAAAATTTCAAGACATTTTTACGAAAATCCTGAAGCCTTTGCAGATGCTTTTGCCAGAGCATGGTTTAAACTTACCCACAGAGATATGGGACCGCGTGCCCGTTACTTAGGACCGGATGTACCACAGGAAGAATTGATCTGGCAGGATCCGATTCCGGAAGTGAATCACGAATTGGTTGATACAAATGATGTAGAAACACTTAAATCAAAAATCTTAAATTCAGGGTTAAGTATTTCTGAGCTGGTATCTACAGCCTGGGCCTCTGCTTCTACATTTAGAGGAAGTGATAAAAGAGGTGGTGCGAATGGAGCCAGAATAAGACTGGAACCTCAAAGAAACTGGGAAGTGAATAACCCTGCACAGTTACAGAAAGTATTGGGTGTATTGGAAGGAATTCAAAATGAATTCAATTCTCAAAATGGAGGTAAGAAAATATCTTTAGCTGATCTGATTGTTCTGGCAGGGAGTGCAGCTGTGGAAGCCGCCGCAAGAAATGCAGGACATGAAGTGAAAGTTCCTTTCGCACCAGGAAGAATGGATGCTTCTCAGGAACAAACGGATGTTGAATCTATGGGCTATCTGGAACCAGCAGCTGATGGATTCCGTAATTATCTGAAAAGAAAATTCACAGTACCTACAGAGTCTCTATTAATTGATAAAGCTCAGTTGTTAACGCTTACTGCTCCTGAATTGAGTGTATTAGTAGGAGGGATGCGCGTTTTAGATACCAATTTTGACGGTTCAAAACACGGGGTATTTACCAGCCGTCCGGGAGCTTTTACCAACGACTTCTTCGTCAATCTTTTAGATATGGGAACTCAGTGGAAAGCAATGTCCGAAGATAAAGAACTTTATATGGGAAGTGACCGCTCAACTGGTCAGCCAAAATGGACAGCCACCCGTGCCGATCTTGTTTTCGGATCCAATTCTGAATTGAGAGCAGTAGCAGAGGTTTACGGAAGTGCTGATGCACAAGGTAAGTTTGTAAATGATTTTGTGGCTGCATGGACGAAGGTGATGAATCTGGATAGGTTTGATCTAATATAA
- a CDS encoding heme-binding domain-containing protein, which translates to MKKIIVVLLVAFIMIQFFPIDKTNPPPTPGMDFLKIKNSPEKIVKIMRTSCYDCHSNETKYPWYSSISPVSWFLKNHINEGRKHLNFSTFAVYEPKRQLHKIEECIEMVEKKEMPLESYYVGHQDAKLTDEQRADLVQYFKRVKEDTERGIMFNK; encoded by the coding sequence ATGAAAAAAATAATTGTCGTCCTTCTTGTAGCATTCATCATGATCCAGTTTTTTCCTATTGATAAAACCAATCCCCCTCCTACCCCTGGCATGGATTTTTTGAAGATTAAAAACAGCCCCGAAAAAATAGTCAAAATCATGAGGACTTCGTGCTATGATTGTCATTCCAATGAAACCAAATATCCATGGTATTCAAGTATATCACCTGTTTCCTGGTTCTTAAAAAATCACATTAATGAGGGGCGAAAGCACCTTAATTTCTCTACCTTTGCAGTATATGAGCCGAAAAGGCAGCTTCATAAGATTGAAGAATGCATTGAAATGGTTGAGAAAAAAGAAATGCCGCTTGAGTCTTATTACGTAGGGCATCAGGATGCTAAATTGACGGATGAACAGCGTGCAGACCTTGTTCAATATTTTAAAAGAGTAAAGGAAGATACCGAAAGAGGGATCATGTTTAATAAATAA
- a CDS encoding thiol-disulfide oxidoreductase DCC family protein, translating into MENWQDKHIVFFDGDCGVCNFWVQWILERDKKDKFMFASLQSDFGQQFLGDRGLETKVFNTLYLWKPKQYYHIKSRAVLEIANVLGGIYKLSVIGKILPKSLSDKMYDIVSRNRMKLANQKCYLPDQHQKKKFIQI; encoded by the coding sequence ATGGAGAACTGGCAGGATAAACATATCGTATTTTTTGACGGAGATTGCGGAGTCTGTAATTTCTGGGTTCAATGGATATTGGAAAGAGATAAGAAAGACAAATTCATGTTTGCCTCACTACAATCCGACTTTGGCCAACAGTTTTTAGGTGACAGAGGGTTGGAAACAAAAGTATTCAATACTTTATATCTTTGGAAACCTAAGCAATATTATCATATAAAATCAAGAGCAGTATTAGAAATCGCCAATGTATTGGGCGGAATATACAAGCTTTCTGTTATCGGAAAAATACTACCGAAATCTTTAAGTGACAAAATGTATGATATTGTTTCCAGAAATAGGATGAAGCTAGCCAATCAAAAATGTTATTTACCGGATCAGCATCAGAAGAAAAAGTTTATCCAGATCTAG
- a CDS encoding glycosyl hydrolase family 95 catalytic domain-containing protein: MSFIKKLSLPFLIGTVLYSGQVKKSDEWNLLATSRENYNGVAMANGQFGIVTNDTPLVTKEIILNGVYESSPENGISRIVKGIEFLNLRIKINNKEISGNNISGWSQTISMKEGISTTSFSFKDLANINYSLLTNRANPYSAMTIVEIIPLKDIEVSAFNYMSIPDELKDVKKNYRVLKDNEFLMPVFGTVAKTMNGKYRVAASTTFLFDGPKEDLKYINEELGFTTKLKKDKKYKFAVAGGICTSKDVTDPVNESERQPIFALQEGIGSMLDRHKKAWAALWNAGDIEIEGDLDAQQRIRFALYNLYSSIRSGSRLSIPPMGLSSQGYNGHIFWDTELWMYPVLLAMQPEMAQSCLDYRTDRLEKAKQKAYIYGYKGAMYPWESDDTGEEATPTWALTGIFEQHITSDIPIAFWNYYTVTQDKNWLKENYNVMKETADFWVSRVTKNNNGSFSIKNVVGADEYAQHIDDNAFTNGSAIETLKNTIKAGHILGEKVNPAWQEVAEKLLIHTENGITQNYKGYKGQPIKQADVNLLAYPLHIITDKKQIKNDLEYYADKMDKNDGPAMGPGILSVLYARMNEPEKAYDYFLKSYIPNSRPPFGVFSESAKSNNPYFVTGAGAMLQAVIYGFGGVEITDQGIKYNKGVLPKKWKSLKIKGIGTDEKTIEIRN; this comes from the coding sequence ATGAGTTTTATTAAAAAATTATCCCTCCCATTTTTAATAGGTACTGTCTTATATTCAGGACAGGTAAAAAAATCCGACGAATGGAATCTTCTTGCAACTTCAAGAGAAAATTATAATGGAGTCGCTATGGCCAACGGACAATTCGGTATTGTTACTAATGACACCCCATTAGTAACAAAGGAAATTATCCTGAATGGAGTCTATGAATCTTCTCCCGAAAACGGGATCAGCCGGATTGTAAAAGGAATAGAATTCTTAAATCTTAGAATTAAAATTAATAATAAGGAAATTAGCGGAAATAATATTTCCGGATGGAGCCAGACTATTTCTATGAAAGAAGGTATTTCCACCACCTCATTTTCATTTAAAGATCTTGCAAATATAAATTATAGCCTCTTAACTAACAGGGCTAATCCTTATTCAGCAATGACTATCGTGGAAATTATTCCTCTAAAGGACATCGAGGTATCTGCATTTAATTATATGAGTATCCCTGATGAACTTAAAGATGTCAAAAAAAATTACAGAGTATTAAAAGACAACGAATTCCTTATGCCGGTTTTTGGTACTGTGGCTAAGACCATGAATGGAAAATACAGAGTGGCAGCCTCCACCACATTCTTATTTGACGGTCCTAAAGAAGATCTGAAATATATCAATGAGGAACTGGGTTTTACTACGAAGCTCAAAAAAGATAAGAAATACAAGTTTGCTGTTGCGGGCGGAATATGTACTTCGAAAGATGTAACTGATCCCGTGAACGAATCCGAAAGACAGCCCATATTTGCTTTGCAGGAGGGAATAGGCTCTATGCTTGACAGACATAAAAAAGCCTGGGCAGCCCTATGGAATGCAGGAGACATTGAAATAGAAGGCGACCTTGATGCACAGCAAAGAATAAGATTTGCACTATATAACTTATACTCTTCTATAAGATCAGGTTCAAGACTCAGTATTCCTCCAATGGGTCTTTCTTCACAGGGATATAACGGGCATATTTTCTGGGATACTGAATTATGGATGTACCCTGTTCTACTTGCCATGCAGCCTGAAATGGCACAATCATGTTTGGACTACAGAACCGACAGACTTGAAAAGGCAAAACAGAAAGCATATATCTATGGCTATAAAGGGGCAATGTACCCTTGGGAATCCGATGACACAGGAGAAGAGGCCACACCGACCTGGGCACTGACCGGTATCTTTGAGCAACATATCACTTCTGATATCCCTATTGCTTTCTGGAACTATTACACAGTGACACAGGACAAAAACTGGCTGAAAGAAAATTATAATGTGATGAAAGAAACAGCAGATTTTTGGGTGAGCAGGGTTACTAAAAATAATAATGGTTCTTTCTCTATTAAAAATGTAGTAGGTGCAGATGAGTATGCACAACATATTGATGATAATGCTTTTACTAATGGTTCTGCAATAGAAACCTTAAAAAACACGATAAAAGCCGGACATATTCTGGGTGAAAAAGTAAATCCTGCATGGCAGGAAGTTGCTGAAAAATTGCTGATCCATACAGAAAACGGGATTACTCAAAACTATAAAGGTTACAAGGGACAGCCGATAAAACAGGCTGATGTTAACCTGCTGGCCTATCCCCTGCATATTATCACAGATAAAAAACAGATAAAAAACGATCTGGAATATTATGCTGATAAGATGGATAAAAATGACGGACCCGCCATGGGCCCGGGAATATTATCCGTTCTGTATGCCAGAATGAATGAGCCCGAGAAAGCCTATGATTATTTCCTAAAATCCTATATCCCGAACTCAAGACCGCCTTTTGGTGTTTTCTCCGAATCCGCCAAAAGCAACAACCCCTATTTTGTAACCGGAGCAGGAGCAATGCTTCAGGCCGTCATCTATGGCTTTGGCGGAGTGGAAATTACAGATCAGGGAATAAAATATAATAAAGGTGTTCTGCCTAAAAAATGGAAATCTTTAAAAATAAAAGGAATTGGAACCGATGAAAAAACAATAGAGATAAGAAACTAA